A region of the Stieleria neptunia genome:
CGCGTTCGTGTTCGCCATCATGGTGATGCACCAAATGGTACCCGCCTACAGTCGCTCGGAAACGCTGTTCGGCGACACCTCACCGCTGTCCGATCAGTTGGCCATCACCAAGCAATTGCCGATCGCAACGGTCGACCATGAATTCTCCGAAGTGCCGTTCTACCTCGATCGCAGTGACATCCCCAACTTCGCCGATGTCGCCGACGTTGGTCTCGCCGACTTCGTATCGAATTCCGGCATGGCAATTCTGATCGTCGATGATCGAATCGCAGCCAGCGACGTTGCGGAACAATTGTCCGAGACCACCAAACTGGTCGAAGTCGGCCGCCGCGGTCCGGCCACGATCTACCAAGCGACCAACACCGCAAGCCCCACGCAGATGGCGGTAAAGCCGGTGCCTGCAAACGAAGGAATCCAACGATGATCGGTCTGATTCGATGGTTGCTCACGTCGCAGCCCCGTTTCCGGCCCTGCGACGGATGCGACCCCAGTGAACTTGCCATCGTTCGTCAACTCGCCGATGCGTTGGAAGCTCGCGAGGCGGCGGATTTAGCCCAAGCAAAACAACAGGAACTGCCATGTTGACGACGATCCAGCGTCGGATCGCTCGTGACATCTTCGTCACATTCTTCCTGTCGCTGTTTGTGATCACGATGCTGGTGATGTTCGTCGGTGTCGCTCGCGAGGCGATCAATCAAGGACTCGGTCCGGTGGGCGTGTTGAGACTCATTCCATTTTCGTTGCCCAATGCATTGTCGCTTGCGGTGCCTGGTACGGCGTTGTTCAGCGTCTGTACCGTTTATGGTCGCATGTCGGCCGACAATGAATTTGTTGCCATGCAGTCGGTCGGTATCTCGTTATTGCCATCAATCATTCCTGCGGTCCTGTTGACAGCCATCCTGAGTATCACGACCGTCGGGCTGATCAATGTGGCTTTCACTTGGGGATTTCATGGCGTGCAGCGAGTTATTTTGTCATCGGTCGAAAAGATCGCCTACAACAAACTACAGCGTGATCACTACTTTCAGCACGACAGCTTTTCCATGTCGGTGCGCGCGGTCAGTGGACGCGATCTGGTTCAGCCGCAAATCAAAATCGATCGGCCCGGAGCGGAGCCGATCAGGATTTCCGCCAGCACGGCGCAGCTCAGCTATCAAGCGGACGATGAGAGTTTACAACTGAGCATCGCCAACAGTCGGGTGGACGTGGGCGGTGTGGCCTCGCTCGTTTTCCCCGAGACATTCGTGCATACGATTCCTCTGGGCATGGACGCGCAAGTTGACTTGCTGGTCGCCCATCCTTCGCACATGGCGATGCGTGACTTACCAACCGCATCGCAGCGGCAAAGTGACGACATTTGTCGCCGCGAGAACGGGATCGCCGTTCACACAGCATTCAGCATTCTATCGTCAAAGATAGATGCAATCGCAAACTCCGAGTCTGCACAGCGGCTGTCCGAGATCAATCGAAGTCGCATACGATTGCACCGCTTGGGAACTGAGATGCACCGCCGCTGGGCCAGCGGGTTCACCTGTTTGGCGATGTCGTTGATCGGCATTCCGCTGGCGATCCGCATGAAGGCGTCGGATACGATGACAACGTTCGGCGTCGTGTTTCTGCCGACGGTGTTGATCTACTATCCGATCTTTGCGTTGACCTTGGACATGGCCAAAAACGGACGGCTTGTTCCCCAAGGCGTCTGGATCGCGAACCTCGTATTTGTCTTCGCTAGCATCTTGATGATGCGGCGACTTGTCTATCAACCCGCGTGATCCCCATGTTGATTCCTTACAAAGCGAAGATCCGCCAAGCGTGGAAGGATCATTTTCCCGCGTCTGCCCAACACGTCATCTCCCCGGCGAGCGGCTGGTCACGGCGTCAACGCTGCATGGCATGGGCAACGCTGATCGCCACCGCGTGCGCGGTCCTCGTTCCGAATTTGTCTTACCCGTTGATCGAACCCGATGAAACGCGGTACGCCCAGATCGCGATCGAAATGATTGACTCACGCGATTGGGTCACGCCGACACTGGACGGCAAAGCGTATTTGGACAAGCCGCCATTGATGTACTGGTTGACGGCATTATCGTTTCAATTATTCGGCACGACTGAAACGGCGGCGCGACTGCCGTCCATGTTGTCTGCGCTGGCGACGATTTTGTTCGTGTTCGGTTGGGGCAGTCGCGTGTTGGGGCGGCGATCGGCTTGGTTAGGCGCGATGTCGTTGTCATTGTGTGGCGGGTTTGTGCTTTCGGGACGGTTTCTGATTCTCGATTCATTGCTGACGTTGTTTACGACCCTTTGCCTGTTGTCCGGTTACATCGCAGTCAGGGGGCATCGCCGCCGACCGGTTTGGTGGATCGTTTCAGGGGTGGCGTGTGCGTTGGGGGTAATGACGAAAGGCCCGGTGGCATTGGTGTTGTGTGCGCCGCCGTTGGTCGTGAGTGGTTGGTTGCGGGCCGATCACAGTCGGACTCGTGTACTGCACTGGGTCGCGTTTTTCGTTCCGATGTTGGTGGTTTGCGTTCCGTGGTACATCGCGGTGGCGAAATTCAATTCGCAGTTCGTGGACTACTTTTTTTGGGAGCACAACTATCAGCGGTTCATCCGAGGATCGAATCACAAGCAGCCGTTTTGGTTCTATATTCCCATCGTATTCGCGGCGATGTTTCCGGCGTCGTTGTTATTGCCTTCGGTTGTCGCGTTTGTGGCAAGTTCGGCGGGTTGCAAGCGTTCGCTGCGTTCCAAGGATCTCGGCTTTTTGGTCTGCGGAGCGGTCTGGGTGCTGGCGTTCTTCTCGGCGGCCAGTTGCAAATTGCCGACGTACATTTTGCCCGCCATTCCGCTAATCTGTTTGGCGACGGGCGTGATGCTCGATCAAACCGTGTTTCGACGCTGCGCGGTGGATCGGATCACGAACTACTTGATTCCGTTTCCGCAGCGGGCGACCGTGATGTTAATCATCGCTTGCATTGCAATGATTGGTGTCGACGCGTGGTTGGCGGGTACTGTTTCACAAGCGGGTGTCTTGGCTGCAATCGTCTGCGTCGTCGTGTCGGTCATCGTGCTGGCCAGTTGGAATCGTGACATTGTGGCGGGCCGATCGGCTTGGGCGGGAACGGCTGTGGTCTCAGTTGGTGTGATGCTGTTTGCGTCCGCGGTTTTGTTGCCCACAATCTCGTCCGAACGATCGGTTTACGTTGAAACTTTCCGAATCGCAGAAGATGATGCCGATGCGGCAATCGTTTTCTTCGGCGAAAAACCGCACGGGGCGACCTTTCACTTTCCCGAGCGTCGGACAGTGTCGTTTCCGATCGAGTGGGAAGATGAGTTCGTCGGTTTCGCGTCGAAAGAACGCAATTTCGTCTTGGTAACGGATGATGCGAGGATCGAACGGACGCGAGCGAGTTTGGCAACCACGCATCATTTGACCGTTTCACCTCGCCATGAACACGTCTATCGGGCGACACGCATCACGCTGGCCGACGAGACATTCGCGTCGGCTGGAAAGTTGAGTCGTTAGATGAAAACGGCTTGGTTTCCCCGGGGTTATATGCTCGTTCTCGTTCTTTCGCTTAGCAGCGTTGCCATCGCTCAGGACGGTTTCGCATGGAATGACGCCGACCTTATCGAGCAAACTAATTTTCGCAATGCCGTGACAGGCGACATCGCTGCGTTCAGCGATGACGGTTGCGATCCCTGCCTAGGAAGCACTGCAGAAAACGATCAATGGCACCTGCTTCCCGACGGATTGTTGTGGCATTCGTACTTGGCAGCGCCGCAAGAGCCACGTATCTCGACGGTCATCTTTGGCGACAACAACGACGGCATCTATTGGGACGCGACCGTTGGCGGACGCGTCGGACTGCTTCGCTATGGAACCGGCCAATCGCATGGTGCATCGGGTTGGCAATGGGATCTGGAAGGGGCCGTGATCACGCGGTTAGATTTATTGCACGCCGAAGATGTTGAGTCGATGGATTATCGTTTCGGCACCGAGATCACGTGGGCCGAAGGACCGTGGGCAATGAAGTTCGGATACTTTCACATCAGCTCGCATGTGGGCGACGAATACCTCATTCGCAATCCGACATTCACGCGAATTAACTACGTCACCGAGTCATGGATTGTCGGAGGCAGCTATCGGCCGCGTGAGGACATGCGACTATATGGCGAATTCGTCAATTCATTTCGTGCGTCTGGTGGAGCAAAACGTTACCAGTTGCAAACAGGGGCCGAGTACACGCCGATCGCGAAAGTCATGCGGCGAGGTGCTCCGTTCGCAGCCGTCAATTTGAACTTTCGCGAAGCGGTCGATTACGACGTTTCCACCACGGTGCAAGCGGGATGGTCGTTCCAAAGTCCGAAGTCTGGCCGTCGCATTCGACTGGGCGCCCAATACGGTGACGGACCAACGAGCCAGTTTTCATTCTTTCAACATCGAGAGTCGCACCTTGGGCTGGGAGTCTGGTTTGACTACTAACACATTGCTTTGCATAGACGATCCCGCAACGAGCTTATTGCGCCACCAATGGGATCGCTACTTGATCGCGGGTGCGTTCACTGCCTTGGTCGATTTATTCGGCATTCACCTGCTGGAGAACTTCGTCTTGCCATGCGACGGCATCAGCATCAGCGAGATCGTTCGGTCAAGTCATTTTGCCATCGACAAGACGGTCGCGTTCGTCATCGCCAACGCGTTGAGCTACTGGATCAATTCTCGATGGGTATTCGACCAAGGACGCCAAAACGTTCTGAACATACTGGCTGCGGTAATGATTTAAATCGCCGTGACAAATGTAAGCATCCGCGTTCCACTCGGGATGATCTGCCGAGATGCGATCCGCCATCAGCGGACGAACAAACCGTCCCGGTCTCAGATCTGACATCGAGAACGATTTGCCGCAAACAGTGCAATTGGTCTTGTGGTGGTTTGTCATGCGATTTTCGTTGGGTCGTCCGACGGATGCTTTTCGACGACAACGGGCGTTTCGCCGGTAATGATTCGGTTGCTGCGGTTGAACGTCGCGTAACTCCACGCCCACTGAATCAGGATCAGCAAACGGTTTTGGAACTGGACAATCAACATCAAGTGAACGAACAACCAAAGGAGCCAGGCGAAGAACCCGCAAAATTGACGCTTGCCAATTTGAGCGACGGCAGCAGCTCGTCCGATCGTCGCCATTGTCCCCTTGTCGTTGTAGACGAACGGTTTGATCGCTTCGCTCGACTTGCCGCGACTGCCAATCGCATCGGCAACGTATTTGCCTTGCTGTACTGCAACCGATGCCAGTCCGGGCAATGGCTTTCCGTCGCTCCCCAAACAAGTTGCGATGTCACCGATCGCGAAGATGTTGTCGTGACCGGCAACCGCCAAACGATCAGAAACCGGCAGATGACCGGCTCGATCCGTTTCCAGACCGCAAGCGTCCGTAAGTTGCTTTCCAAGCGGACTTGCTTGCACACCGGCACCCCACAAAACCGTCTTCGTACGAACAACGGTCTCGCCATCGTCGCTGGCAAGCCGAACGTGATCGGGGGTGATTTCAGCTACCTTCGTATGCGTGTGAATTTCGATCCCAAGTTTTCGCACCTTCTCTGCCGCTCGCGTGCAAAGTTCCTCGGGATAGTGAGCCAAGATGTGCGGAGCGGCTTCGACAACCATGATTCGAGCATCTTCGGGATTGATATGCCGAAAGTCATGCTTGAGCGTGTGACGTGCGATCTCCGACAATGCTCCCGCCAATTCAACGCCCGTCGGTCCGCCGCCGACAACGACGAACGTCAAGAACGCCTTGCGTGCTTCGGCATCCAATTCGCGTTCCGCCGCTTCAAATGCGAGGTAGATACGGCGGCGAATGTGGGCGGCGTCGGCAAGCGTTTTCAAACCCGGTGCCAACGGTTCCCAATCATTGCGGCCAAAGTAGCTGTGCGTTGCACCGGCAGCGACAACCAAAACGTCGTAATTCAGTTCGCCGTCGGCAAGCCTGACCTTGTTAGCGCCAACGTCAAAGCCGGTCACTTCGGCCATCAAGACTTCGCAATTCGCTTGGTTGCGAACGATCGCTCTTAGCGGCGTAGCAATGTTCGCTGGCGAAAGTCCGCCAGTGGCGACTTGGTAAAGCAGCGGTTGAAACAGGTGGTAATTGTGCCGATCAACCAACGTGACCCGAACCGCAGCCCGACGAAGGCGCCGAGCGACTTCGAGTCCACCGAAGCCACCGCCAATGATGACGACGTGGGGAGTTGCATTCACAATCACGCGTTCCAATAGAAATGCAGGATAGGCTTTCGACCTCTGAATTCCAAATCGACAGGCTAGAAGTCTATCCGACGTTCCAAACCCCACTGACCAGCAACATCGACCACGTAAACGGCAACCGAGCCAACGATTCGCCAAAGTTCATTAGCTGATTCCGGCAACCACAATCGCCACCGGCATCGTGAATAAGTCGATGCGTTCCTGAGCGTCGATGCGAAAACCTGTTTCGATGACTAGCTGTTCCAGCGGAATTGGCTGGCAGTCAACGATGTGCGGAAAATGTGTGTGCATCCAAACGTAGGTTCGTTCCAACACGCTTTCCGATTCGCCGTCCTCAAGCGTCGCCATACTGACCAACCCGATGCGTCCGCTCGGCTTCAATACGCGGCGACATTCTCGCAGCACTTCGGGAATCGTCTCGGTCGGAAACAACTCCAATGTAAAGCTCATCACGATCGCATCGAACGCTTCGTCATCAAACGGAAGTGGCGGAGTTTCCTGGGCAATCAATTTCACACGATGGCTTTGCCCGGCCTCGTTCAAACGCTTCATCGCAACGTCTCTCATGCCGGACGATATGTCGATGCCGGTGACGCTGCCTTCATCGCCAACGGCTTCGACCAAAGTGACCAATGAGTGACCAGTGCCGAATCCAATTTCCAACACTGACTCACCTGTTTTCACCGAGAGGAGTTCAAGCCCGCGCTCGCGAGCAACATGCTCGCCTCCATCTGCAATCATGTCGTAGGCATGACTGATTCGATCGTAGAATCGCTTCGCAGGACTATCGGTCATGATTGAATCTCCTGTGCAAGATCAGCATTCTTCAATTTCTGTGCCAACCAAGAATACAATACCGGCAACACTAACAGATTCACCATCGTGGCTCCGGCCAGACCGGTGAGGATGACGAGAGCCATTGGGTATTCGATTTCTTGGCCAGGGAGTTCGCCGGTGTAGATCAACGGCACGAGGGCCAAGCCGGTAGTGAGGGCCGTCATCAGGATCGGGGCCAAGCGTTCCTCGGCTCCGCGGACAATCAGCTCGCCGGCGGTGAGGCCGGGATCTTCTTCGGCGAGGTGCCGGTAGTGGCTGATCAGCATGATCGCGTTGCGAGCCGCGATGCCCAACACGGTGACGAAACCGACCAGCGAACCAAGCGAGATGATGCCGCCGCCAGCGAATACGCCCAGCAGACCGCTGGCCAGTGCGAGCGGCAACGCCATCAAGATCAACAACACCAACCGCCAGCTTTCAAAGTCGATGTAAAGGATGATCGTAATGGCGAGGATGCTACCGAGTGAGAGCAATACTAAGCGTTGTCGTGATGCTTTCGCCTCGGCGTACTCACCCAAGAATTCGGGGTGATAACCGGTCTCGAATTCTATCTTATCTCGTACCGCCGCTTCGATGTCGTTGGCTACAGCGGCCAAGTCGCGACCGTTGACGTTGCAGGTCACGTCCAACTTGCGCGACGCTCCTTCGCGAGCGATCACGTTGGGTGCGGGGACGATCGTCAGAGCAGCGACACTCGACAATGGCACCTGAGCACCCGAGGGCGTGTCGATCATCAGATCATTTAGCTTCGCCAAGTCCGTTCGCAACTTCTTTTCACCGACGACAACGACCGGAAAGATTGCTTGGTCGCGGTACATTTCACCGACTCGCAATCCGTTAACCAGCGTCGTCACGTTGTTCATCAACACGCCCGGCGTCAAACCGAACTGCGACGCGGCCTCGACTTTCATGTCGATCGCGATTTGCGGAACTAGCACTTGCGGTTCGACTTTCAAAGTCGTGACGCCTTCGACTGGCTTGATCACCGATTCGATTTCCTTCGCCGTCAATCGCAATTGGTCCAAGTCTGGTCCGTATAACCGCACAACGATCGAAGCGCTCGTGCCGGTCAGAACTTCTTTGATGCGTTCGGTCAGATACGTCAGCAGATCGCGATACAAACCGGGATAGCCATCGACGATCTCTTGGACCTCGGCAACCGTGGCATCGTAGTCCTTGTCGTCGTCAATGCTGATCCACAATTCAGTGAAGTTCGGGCCGACGACTTCGTCTGCCACCGTTGCTCGCCCGATGTGCGAACCGAAGTTGCGAACGCCATCGACGGCCATCATTTCGTCGCTGGCTCGGATCGTGATGCGGTTCATTGCGTCGATGCCGATGCCTGGTTTCTCGACCCAGTGCATCAAGAAGTCGGTCTCGCGGAACTTGGGCATCAACTGCTCGCCCAGCATCGGAATCGTTGAAACGAGACATCCGAACAGGATGAGCGTGATCGCGATGGTGCCCCATTTGATCCGCAACGCGAAAGCCAGAACCGCTCGGTAGACGCGTTTGAACAAACGAACCAACGGTCCGTCGGTGCTGCGCCGCCCGGCTGATTTGGGAAGCAGCATCAACGACATCGCCGGCGTCACCGTCAGTGCGACGACCAGCGAAGCGAGGATTGCTAAGATGTAAGCCGCAGCCAGCGGTCGAAAGAAAGCTCCGGCCAACCCGGTCAAAAAGAACACCGGCAGAAACGCAAGGATCACGATGACGGTTGCGTAAACGACGGCGCTGCGAACTTCCAAAGAGGCTTCGAGGACGACGGCGAAGTTGCTGCGTGGCTTTTCGAGCATCGAGTTCAGCCGCAACCGACGCATAATGTTCTCAACGTCGATGATCGCATCGTCGACGACTTCGCCCAGCGCGATCACCAAGCCGGCCAGCACCATCGTATTGATCGTACCGCCACGGTAATACAACACCAACACCGCTGCCAACAACGAAAGCGGGATCGCTGTCGCACTGATGATCGCACACCGCCAATCGAACAAGAACAGCAACAGCACGATCACAACCAACACGCATCCGACCAACATTGAATGACCAAGGTTGCTGAGCGCTCGTTCGATGAACGTCGCGGGCCGAAATACCGTGGTGTCGTATTCAATTTCCGCCATCGCGGGTTTCAGTTCCGCCATCGCCTTTTCGACGTTCTGAGTCACGTCGAGCGTATTGGCCCACGGTTGCTTTTCAACGATAAGCAGCAGGCCCAGTCGGCTGTTGATGATCGCGTCACCAATCGGCGGAGCGTAGTCATAGGTGACTTCGGCCACGTCTTTAATGCGTAGCGGCGTTCCCGGTGATGGAATAGTTGTCGGTCCCGTGGCGGGGACCTGTGCGTTGCCAGTCTGCCCGCGAAAGCCTACGACGATCTCGCCCAATTGCTCTGGCGTATAGACCGCAGGCACATGACGC
Encoded here:
- a CDS encoding glycosyltransferase family 39 protein, which translates into the protein MLIPYKAKIRQAWKDHFPASAQHVISPASGWSRRQRCMAWATLIATACAVLVPNLSYPLIEPDETRYAQIAIEMIDSRDWVTPTLDGKAYLDKPPLMYWLTALSFQLFGTTETAARLPSMLSALATILFVFGWGSRVLGRRSAWLGAMSLSLCGGFVLSGRFLILDSLLTLFTTLCLLSGYIAVRGHRRRPVWWIVSGVACALGVMTKGPVALVLCAPPLVVSGWLRADHSRTRVLHWVAFFVPMLVVCVPWYIAVAKFNSQFVDYFFWEHNYQRFIRGSNHKQPFWFYIPIVFAAMFPASLLLPSVVAFVASSAGCKRSLRSKDLGFLVCGAVWVLAFFSAASCKLPTYILPAIPLICLATGVMLDQTVFRRCAVDRITNYLIPFPQRATVMLIIACIAMIGVDAWLAGTVSQAGVLAAIVCVVVSVIVLASWNRDIVAGRSAWAGTAVVSVGVMLFASAVLLPTISSERSVYVETFRIAEDDADAAIVFFGEKPHGATFHFPERRTVSFPIEWEDEFVGFASKERNFVLVTDDARIERTRASLATTHHLTVSPRHEHVYRATRITLADETFASAGKLSR
- a CDS encoding class I SAM-dependent methyltransferase; this translates as MTDSPAKRFYDRISHAYDMIADGGEHVARERGLELLSVKTGESVLEIGFGTGHSLVTLVEAVGDEGSVTGIDISSGMRDVAMKRLNEAGQSHRVKLIAQETPPLPFDDEAFDAIVMSFTLELFPTETIPEVLRECRRVLKPSGRIGLVSMATLEDGESESVLERTYVWMHTHFPHIVDCQPIPLEQLVIETGFRIDAQERIDLFTMPVAIVVAGIS
- a CDS encoding LptF/LptG family permease, with translation MLTTIQRRIARDIFVTFFLSLFVITMLVMFVGVAREAINQGLGPVGVLRLIPFSLPNALSLAVPGTALFSVCTVYGRMSADNEFVAMQSVGISLLPSIIPAVLLTAILSITTVGLINVAFTWGFHGVQRVILSSVEKIAYNKLQRDHYFQHDSFSMSVRAVSGRDLVQPQIKIDRPGAEPIRISASTAQLSYQADDESLQLSIANSRVDVGGVASLVFPETFVHTIPLGMDAQVDLLVAHPSHMAMRDLPTASQRQSDDICRRENGIAVHTAFSILSSKIDAIANSESAQRLSEINRSRIRLHRLGTEMHRRWASGFTCLAMSLIGIPLAIRMKASDTMTTFGVVFLPTVLIYYPIFALTLDMAKNGRLVPQGVWIANLVFVFASILMMRRLVYQPA
- a CDS encoding NAD(P)/FAD-dependent oxidoreductase, yielding MNATPHVVIIGGGFGGLEVARRLRRAAVRVTLVDRHNYHLFQPLLYQVATGGLSPANIATPLRAIVRNQANCEVLMAEVTGFDVGANKVRLADGELNYDVLVVAAGATHSYFGRNDWEPLAPGLKTLADAAHIRRRIYLAFEAAERELDAEARKAFLTFVVVGGGPTGVELAGALSEIARHTLKHDFRHINPEDARIMVVEAAPHILAHYPEELCTRAAEKVRKLGIEIHTHTKVAEITPDHVRLASDDGETVVRTKTVLWGAGVQASPLGKQLTDACGLETDRAGHLPVSDRLAVAGHDNIFAIGDIATCLGSDGKPLPGLASVAVQQGKYVADAIGSRGKSSEAIKPFVYNDKGTMATIGRAAAVAQIGKRQFCGFFAWLLWLFVHLMLIVQFQNRLLILIQWAWSYATFNRSNRIITGETPVVVEKHPSDDPTKIA
- a CDS encoding DUF1207 domain-containing protein, with the translated sequence MLVLVLSLSSVAIAQDGFAWNDADLIEQTNFRNAVTGDIAAFSDDGCDPCLGSTAENDQWHLLPDGLLWHSYLAAPQEPRISTVIFGDNNDGIYWDATVGGRVGLLRYGTGQSHGASGWQWDLEGAVITRLDLLHAEDVESMDYRFGTEITWAEGPWAMKFGYFHISSHVGDEYLIRNPTFTRINYVTESWIVGGSYRPREDMRLYGEFVNSFRASGGAKRYQLQTGAEYTPIAKVMRRGAPFAAVNLNFREAVDYDVSTTVQAGWSFQSPKSGRRIRLGAQYGDGPTSQFSFFQHRESHLGLGVWFDY
- a CDS encoding efflux RND transporter permease subunit yields the protein MNWLITTSLQFRLLVIVLAIALIIVGVRTSDSVPLDVFPEFAPPLVEIQTEAPGIATEDVESLITVPIENAVNGIPFVQTVRSKSVLGLSSVRLIFDPGTDLLTARQLVQERLALAAPTLPMVARPPVILPPLSSLSRCLKIGLWSDTQSQMDMTVLTKWTIRPRLMSIPGVANVAVWGEKEPQLQVVVDPDRLRANNLTLDAILQTVRDATAVGAGGFVDTANQRLALRHVPAVYTPEQLGEIVVGFRGQTGNAQVPATGPTTIPSPGTPLRIKDVAEVTYDYAPPIGDAIINSRLGLLLIVEKQPWANTLDVTQNVEKAMAELKPAMAEIEYDTTVFRPATFIERALSNLGHSMLVGCVLVVIVLLLFLFDWRCAIISATAIPLSLLAAVLVLYYRGGTINTMVLAGLVIALGEVVDDAIIDVENIMRRLRLNSMLEKPRSNFAVVLEASLEVRSAVVYATVIVILAFLPVFFLTGLAGAFFRPLAAAYILAILASLVVALTVTPAMSLMLLPKSAGRRSTDGPLVRLFKRVYRAVLAFALRIKWGTIAITLILFGCLVSTIPMLGEQLMPKFRETDFLMHWVEKPGIGIDAMNRITIRASDEMMAVDGVRNFGSHIGRATVADEVVGPNFTELWISIDDDKDYDATVAEVQEIVDGYPGLYRDLLTYLTERIKEVLTGTSASIVVRLYGPDLDQLRLTAKEIESVIKPVEGVTTLKVEPQVLVPQIAIDMKVEAASQFGLTPGVLMNNVTTLVNGLRVGEMYRDQAIFPVVVVGEKKLRTDLAKLNDLMIDTPSGAQVPLSSVAALTIVPAPNVIAREGASRKLDVTCNVNGRDLAAVANDIEAAVRDKIEFETGYHPEFLGEYAEAKASRQRLVLLSLGSILAITIILYIDFESWRLVLLILMALPLALASGLLGVFAGGGIISLGSLVGFVTVLGIAARNAIMLISHYRHLAEEDPGLTAGELIVRGAEERLAPILMTALTTGLALVPLIYTGELPGQEIEYPMALVILTGLAGATMVNLLVLPVLYSWLAQKLKNADLAQEIQS
- a CDS encoding GtrA family protein; its protein translation is MGWESGLTTNTLLCIDDPATSLLRHQWDRYLIAGAFTALVDLFGIHLLENFVLPCDGISISEIVRSSHFAIDKTVAFVIANALSYWINSRWVFDQGRQNVLNILAAVMI